In Oryza sativa Japonica Group chromosome 1, ASM3414082v1, the genomic stretch ACGTCCGCCTTGTACGTCGGCCGCCGCGTGTCCACCACCTCCGGCGCGCGGTACCCGCCGGCGCCCGggcgcgccgacgacggcgcgaAGATCGGGTGGAGGCAGAAGTCCgagagcgccgccgcgtcggcgtccGGCCGGAGCAGGACGTTGGAGGACTTGACGTTGCCGTGCACGAGGCTGTGCACCGTGTGCAGGTGCGccagcccgcgcgccgccgacaGCGCCGACCGCATCCGCGCGTCCCAGTCCAGCGGCGTCTTGCCGGACCCCCGGCTCCCTgggcaaaaaagaaaacacaacTCCGGTGAGAAATTTACATTCTGGCATTCTCCAATCAAACACCTCCAAACTTAATGCAATGAGTATCTGTAAAAATGAAAGACTGAAAATAACTCTGCCATAGTACTACCATCCAATTACCAATGGAAGAATGCATTTACATTCCACCATGATCTTTGGTGAATGTTGCAAggaaataacaataaaaaaatataattagtgATCCTTCACAAGAGAAAATTTGCTGCCATCACTTGgttgaaatcgcagaatactcCTGGTTGTTGTATTGGATTCTTGGTAAGGATAGACAGAGAAGGTTGATATTTTTATTGATGGGGTGAATAAAAATCTCATCTTGGACTGGTCCAGAGTTGGTCACTGTTAAAGAAATCGGGAGTAACAAACAAGTAGTATGTCTTAAACAAAAAATGTAGTGCTAACTTGCATGCATGGGATGGGGTGACTGTTGCAGGCTATGCATTGCAAGAGGACAAGACATCTTCATTGGTTAAGTACAGTTGGACAGCACAAACAAGCACACGACTAATCAATCAGCGCAATAGTTGGTTCAGTAGGTCTACTAAAGAAGAGAATAAATATATCAGTGCATTACATAGATTGCATCCTAGCAAGTACTACTATAAATAGACTATTAGCTGTTCATCTGGCCATCAATTAAGCATATCTGTTAGGTAGCCTAGTACATTACAGACCAGCAAACACACCGAATTGTTAGCTTCTTGTCTAGTAAAAGCAAGGAGAAAATCAATGGTGCGACTGATCCTACAGCAATAGAGTATGCATCATCATTTCTAAATGTGCAAAACTGAATTTTTCTGCCAAGTGTTTTCAAAACATTGCCGAGCAATTAGGCAAATAGAGCTGATGAGCAAGTGAGCTTGCTAACCCACTGGGCAAGATCCAAAAGCAAAGCTGTGGTCTCTACTCTCTTGTCAAGTAGTGGAGAACATTGACGAGCAGGTAGCAGAGGGCACTGGTTACACATATGTGGGTGGCAGCACTGACCGGTGCCATGGACCTACTATAGCTATAGTACCCTGCAATTGGAGGCCAGGCGAGCAAGAACATGCATGTGCAACTGCAATTGCTCCTGTGACCCTTCTCTGAATTACCAGCAAGCCGTAGTGCAGAGTTGTTGCCACTGGCAGTCCGATCCCAACCCAACTCAAAAACCACATTCTCTCAACTTTGATATCTGTGAACACTCTCAAGGCTCTACAGCACTCCAGCTGATACAGGCTGCAGCTCCAAATTTTAACTGTTTTTTCTCTGGGAGAAACGGAGCCAGAGGATTAGGACGCCAAGACAGTGATGGACACTAACAGGCAACCACCTCGACTGTTTACGAGTTCATCGATTCAACTATCAACCGTCGTTTTCCAGGGAGTTGGGGGTACGTTTAAGCGCAGGCAATTAAGGAGCCCGATCAGGTGAggcaaacacacacacacacaccacaaCACGGCGTCAACCCCGTGTCGCGGCCGGCCGCACGAACAGCTCCGCAATAATCTCACGGATTCTGGTGAAGCctagccaagccaagccaagccacgCCGAAGCCATGAAGGCGCACGTAGTAGCCGAGCAAGGCGGCCATGGCCCCATGTCCATGATGACAACTCACACACACTACAATACACTTGTCCATTATTATTCTACTCGCCTCAATCTTGCATGCTAGCTACTCCTAAGGTCCTATTTTTCCTAAGCAAaaacaccctatcacatcgaatgtttgacacatgcatgaagtattaaatataaaaaaataaaaaactaattacataaattgcgtgtaaattgagagatgaatattttaagcctaattgctacattatttgataatgtggtgctacattaaataattgctaatgacggattaattaggcttactaaattcgtctcgtagtttataggcggaatttgtaatttgttttgttattagtctacgtttaatacttcaaatgtgtgtctgtatatccgatgtaacacgctaaaacttttcaccgctggatctaaacacagcctaagtcatAGCTAGATGGGGACTGTACCAACGACAATATATGCTAAGCGTACAAGGATAAATAAAAGTCTCCTCCCTCGTTGCCCTACCATTGAAGAATATATTGACTTCGAGGGAACCACTACTATGCACGAAggcccggccggccggcagTACACATTACGCACGCACACAGCTAGAATTCGTGGCAACATTTTACACACCTTTAAACACCCAGGGGGTGTACACTGTACCACGATGTACAGGCAGCAGGACAGGATTAAGTGGAGAGGCACTAGACATTCTCTACTCTACGGTAAAAAGCTGGGCCCCACACGCCAGGGACCCCAAGGAAAAGTACTGCACTACTACTACACCTTTTCTCCCTCCGCATCAAGTGcccatgatgatgatgatactaTGGTGCCACGAAGAGTACAAAAACTACCAGGCCAATGGGTGGTTATGAGCCCCGGGGGGTCACCGTAGCAAATTTGCAGCAACCTGCGCGTTTCTGAACTTTGTTCTGGGTTTACAAAACCGTATATATCTCGTGGTTACTGCTCGGTTTTTTGGGTAACGACATGGTTATCGCGGTAACCGTGGGGTGGAGGTAAGCCCATCTCAAACGGCAGTTTGGTGAAACCTGGTCCCGGGGCTTGATCGCAACGACACGATACGCTACGAGTACTACTACTCGTCACTGCAGGTGCAGGTGCAGCAGAGCTGCAAGTGTATCGGAGTAGTAGCAGCAGCCAATGTGATGGCACGCACCGGTCCAGCGTGAGGCGGAGCATGGGATGGACCAGACCGTCGCGGGCGCTTTACAGCCCAAACCTCGCAGTCATCACTCCCTCGcacgcaccaccaccaccaccttccaCACCCACAACACACTTCCGCATCAAAGAAAAGCGAcgcgaaaaaaataaataaataaacgataaagagaaaagagagagggataaaaaaaaaaagaaggaaaagcgcGGGAGCCACCACGCCACCGTCCACATGCCGCCATGGcgaggaaaagaggagagggaatttcgtcctcctcttccctccCATGGAGGCTTTGGCTTTCGCTCCTGCTCCTACCTACTACCTTGCTCGCGAACACCCATCAATGCCGCCGAATTCCGCGACGATTTCTGCGTCTACGATGCACGCACGCACTCATCGATCGCTTCTTGGACTTGGTGATTTCCGCTCGCGCGTAATGCCGATCTCATGTCGAAAAATCCCCGCGCAAGAAAGCGACCAAAATACGATTTGGCAATGGCAATGCGGTgacgcagagagagagagagtagactGACCGTGGAGCATGGCGGAGAGGCTGCCGTTGGGGAGGTAGTCGAAGACGAGGAGCTTCTCGTCCTTGGAGAAGTAGTAGGCGCGGACGGGGAGGACGTTGCGGTGCTCCACCTTGCCGAGCGCGTCCATGTGGGCGTCGAActcgcgccgcgccaccgccacgtCCTTGAGCCGCTTCACCACCACCGTCGTCCCTTCCTCCAGCACCGCCTTGTACGACGTCCCCACGCTCCCCTTCCCGAGCACCTCCGCCGACGCCCGCAGCAGGTCCTCCAGGTCGAAGCTGTACCCGGCCCCCTTCCCCACGAACACCAGCCTGCtcggctccgccgccaccgccgccaccgccgccgcggccgacccGGACGCGCCGCCCATGTCCTCCTTGGACGACGACGTCATGCCCGTCCCCTCGCCGGACCCCGGCGGGGGGACAcctctcgcggcggcggcgcccgcacccgccgccgccgccgtcgtgctctTCGGTCCCTCGctggcgcctcgccgccgcttggACACCGCGcagagcacggcggcgacgaggaggagcagcgccaGCACGACGGCGCCCACGACGATGCCGGCGATTGCGGCGCCGGAGAGCCTCCGCTTCTTGGAGGAGGATGCCGCCCCGGGGACGTCGGCGGGGCTCACcccgggcgacggcgacggggacggGAAGAACGACTTGCAGGGCGGGAGCGGCGAGCCGCAGAGCTGGAGGTTGCCGGCGAAGTCCTCGGCCGGGAAGCGCGCGAGCGACGCCGGGATGGAGCCATTGAGGTTGTTGTCGGAGACGTTGAAGACGACGAGGCTCTGGATGCTGATGCTGGGGATGTTCCCGGAGAGCTTGTTGCCGTCGAGGCGGAGAGCGCGGAGCGAGGTGAGGTTGTTGAGCGTGAAGGGGATGGGCCCCGAGAGGTTGTTGCTGGAGAGGACGAGCCTCTCGAGGGCGGCGAGCTTGCTGACCGCCGGCGGGATGGCGCCGGAGAGGAGGTTGTtctggaggaagaggaggcggagcTGGGGGAGCTGGAGCACGTCGTCGGGGATGCCGCCGAGGATGCGGttggagcggagggagagcaCCTGCAGGTTGGTGAGGCGGCCGAGCGTGCCCGGCGGGATGGCGCCGATGAGCCCCACGCCGGGGAGCCGCACCTGCACCACCGTGGCGTTCCCGGCGTCGCACGTCACCCCGACCCACCCGCACGCCGACGTCGAGGAGTTCCACCCGAGACGCCGCTCGTGCGGCGTCGCCGCCAGGAACGCCAGCAGCGCCGACCGCTcgctcggcggcggctccgcGGCCACGAGCTCGGCAGCAGCCACGACCACGACCACcaccagcaccgccgccgccaccgccctcgtcACGACGCCGGCCATCGCGTCGCACAGCAGCTGGACACGGCTACGGGCGAGGAGGCATCGGAGTGTGAAGCTAGCAAACTGCAGCGGATACGACCACACTGTGGGTTAGCGAGAGAAGTGGTGGGAAAATCCGGGAGAATGTGCGTGTCCGGGAGCGTTTTATGCAGTGGCGTGGTGTGCTAtactagcagcagcagtaggAGTACACACTACACAGCAGCCAGCCAGCGCGGCCGGATCGGCAGGCAGTGGCGCATACGATGCCGTGGTGGTAAAGCCCGTGACGCTGGGCGTCTCGCGGGCGTGTGCgtgtggcgcgcggcgcgcgc encodes the following:
- the LOC4327723 gene encoding probable inactive receptor kinase At2g26730, with product MAGVVTRAVAAAVLVVVVVVAAAELVAAEPPPSERSALLAFLAATPHERRLGWNSSTSACGWVGVTCDAGNATVVQVRLPGVGLIGAIPPGTLGRLTNLQVLSLRSNRILGGIPDDVLQLPQLRLLFLQNNLLSGAIPPAVSKLAALERLVLSSNNLSGPIPFTLNNLTSLRALRLDGNKLSGNIPSISIQSLVVFNVSDNNLNGSIPASLARFPAEDFAGNLQLCGSPLPPCKSFFPSPSPSPGVSPADVPGAASSSKKRRLSGAAIAGIVVGAVVLALLLLVAAVLCAVSKRRRGASEGPKSTTAAAAGAGAAAARGVPPPGSGEGTGMTSSSKEDMGGASGSAAAAVAAVAAEPSRLVFVGKGAGYSFDLEDLLRASAEVLGKGSVGTSYKAVLEEGTTVVVKRLKDVAVARREFDAHMDALGKVEHRNVLPVRAYYFSKDEKLLVFDYLPNGSLSAMLHGSRGSGKTPLDWDARMRSALSAARGLAHLHTVHSLVHGNVKSSNVLLRPDADAAALSDFCLHPIFAPSSARPGAGGYRAPEVVDTRRPTYKADVYSLGVLLLELLTGKSPTHASLEGDGTLDLPRWVQSVVREEWTAEVFDVELVRLGASAEEEMVALLQVAMACVATVPDARPDAPDVVRMIEEIGGGHGRTTTEESEEGVRGTSEEERSRGTPPAAPTP